In one window of Bemisia tabaci chromosome 4, PGI_BMITA_v3 DNA:
- the LOC109040311 gene encoding uncharacterized protein, translating to MIKFAKKCVLPFHFSKTSKLSTPHSAAIYTSTFGKLGKFNPSDFIPKNVLQPFYTAWKQAGFGRPAEKRPFPIELKADKVYMWCACGWSRHQPFCDGTHKNPLMKITMRPVKFAVEKDGKYWLCRCKATKHRPFCDGSHKCNEIQDKLKYL from the exons ATGATCAAATTCGCCAAAAAATGTGTGCTCccgtttcatttttccaagacATCAAAATTATCGACCCCTCATTCTGCTGCAATTTATACCAGT ACATTTGGGAAGCTGGGCAAGTTCAACCCCAGTGATTTTATACCCAAAAATGTCCTTCAACCATTCTACACAGCATGGAAGCAAGCTGGCTTTGGTCGTCCTGCGGAGAAAAGGCCGTTTCCAATTGAACTAAAGGCAGATAAAGTATACATGTGGTGTGCTTGCGGCTGGAGTAGACATCAG CCTTTCTGTGATGGGACACATAAAaatccgctcatgaaaataaCGATGAGGCCTGTCAAGTTTGCAGTGGAAAAAGATGGCAAATACTGGCTCTGCAGATGCAAAGCTACAAAGCACCGTCCATTTTGTGATGGATCACACAAGTGCAACGAGATTCAGGATAAACTGAAGTACCTGTGA
- the PIP4K gene encoding LOW QUALITY PROTEIN: phosphatidylinositol 5-phosphate 4-kinase type-2 alpha (The sequence of the model RefSeq protein was modified relative to this genomic sequence to represent the inferred CDS: deleted 1 base in 1 codon), whose protein sequence is MSSAPSGFSKLKKKHFRVKHQKVKLFRANEPILSVFMWGVNHTINELSHVTIPVMLLPDDFKSYSKLKVDNHLFNKENMPSHFKIKEYCPLVFRNLRERFGIDDLDYKESMTRFSVSESYVTKYSSGHKPISRAQTLPISISGDLCKEKRSKYYKSDPKRRSQPVAVDSPGKSGAKFYQSYDKLFIIKTLTSEEVERMHSFLKQYHPYIVERHGKTLLPQYLGMYRLTVDGMEHYVVAMRNVFSNHLATHRKFDLKGSTVDREASDREKEKDLPTFKDNDFVKEGTKIYIGDDAKEKLLETLNADVGFLTNLHLMDYSLLLGIHDCARAEAERNEVDEGMAGGPSDAEEDEDSEGGIGTGAGDRYPWGSTPPDSPHGLFRDTSLQYDATTIIPELDIYAIPSSENAPVKEIYFIALIDVLTHYGVKKQAAKAAKTVKYGANVDGISTCDPEQYGKRFIEFLTKAME, encoded by the exons ATGAGTTCGGCTCCAAGTGGTTTCAGTAAGTTGAAGAAGAAGCAC TTCCGCGTCAAACATCAGAAGGTGAAGCTATTCCGTGCCAATGAACCCATTTTATCTGTTTTTATGTGGGGTGTAAATCATACA ATAAATGAACTAAGTCATGTGACAATACCAGTAATGTTGCTTCCCGATGATTTCAAATCATACTCCAAGCTAAAAGTTGACAACCATTTATTTAACAA agaaaacaTGCCAAgccatttcaaaatcaaagaataCTGTCCGCTCGTGTTCCGAAATTTACGAGAAAGATTTGGAATCGATGATTTAGATTATAAGGAATCTATGACAAG ATTTTCTGTATCTGAAAGCTATGTAACTAAGTACAGCAGTGGGCACAAACCAATCAGCCGTGCTCAAACTTTGCCGATTAGTATCAGTGGTGATTTGTGCAAAGAAAAGCGCAGCAAATATTATAAATCAGATCCCAAGCGGAG ATCTCAACCAGTTGCTGTAGATTCCCCAGGAAAATCCGGTGCAAAGTTTTATCAGTCCTACGATAAATTATTCATCATCAAAACACTAACTAGTGAAGAAGTGGAACGCATGCACTCATTTCTCAAGCAGTATCATCCATACATTGTCGAGCGGCATGGCAAAACACTGTTGCCGCAATATTTGGGAATGTACAGGCTCACTGTTGACGGAATGGAACACTATGTTGTTGCAATGCGTAATGTTTTTAGCAATCATTTAGCAACGCACAG AAAATTTGACCTGAAAGGATCAACTGTTGATAGAGAAGCCTCTGATCGAGAGAAGGAAAAAGACTTACCAACATTCAAAGATAATGATTTCGTCAAAGAAGGCACTAAAATTTACATAGGTGATGATGCAAAAGAAAAACTACTTGAAACATTAAATGCTGATGTGGGG TTCCTGACAAACCTTCACTTGATGGACTACTCGCTCCTCTTAGGTATTCACGACTGTGCTCGTGCTGAGGCAGAACGAAATGAGGTGGACGAAGGTATGGCCGGTGGACCGTCAGACGCCGAGGAAGATGAGGATAGCGAAGGTGGCATCGGGACTGGAGCAGGAGACCGATACCCATGGGGCTCAACTCCCCCCGACAGCCCCCATGGTCTTTTCCGTGATACATCATTGCAGTACGACGCAACCACGATTATACCTGAACTGGACATATACGCAATTCCTTCCTCTGAAA atGCTCCAGTGAAGGAGATATACTTCATTGCACTGATTGATGTTCTTACCCACTACGGAGTGAAAAAGCAAGCTGCAAAAGCAGCCAAAACAGTCAAGTATGGAGCTAATGTTGATGGTATTTCGACGTGTGACCCTGAGCAGTACGGTAAACGGTTTATTGAATTCCTAACCAAAGCTATGGAATAA